The Undibacterium cyanobacteriorum genomic sequence GGCTATGAAAAAAATCGCAGCCCAACAGAAACTACTTGAAGCAGGACGCAGCAGAAGTCAAAAGAAAGACCGCACCCAAGAAGCACCAAGTCTTAGCCCAAGTCAGGAAGCCGAGCAGAATCAGCGCGAGCGGCGCATGTGGCTCAAAATTGGTGCCGCGGCCCTCTTATTTGGGGCCCTGGCGAAATGGAAAGGTGCATCTTTCACTCGTTGGGGCCTCGTCGGCGCCTTCACTTGCGGCACACTCATACTGGCTGGTTATCTTCCAAACTGACGAGCGAGGTTTTTCTCCTCGTATTTCCCTTCGTTTTTCTCTTCGTCATTCTTTCTGCCTCACCTCTATTAGCACGGTGTTGCTGTCTTGATTGGCACCCAGAACCCGCCTTAAATCGCCAATTTTTATACCAATCGTGCGATACTGCTAAGCCTTCATTACTTCTAAGGATTCGCTCATGATTAAGCAATGTTTGTTCGGTTTGTCGATTTTGTTTGCTAGTGCAGGTGCATTTGCCCAAAACTACATGGATGGAGTGACTTCACGGAGCTGCGAGTGCATCCAAAAAGTCCCTGATAGCGAAACCCGTGAAGTCAAAAATATGCAACTGGGTCTCTGCTTGTTGAAATCCTTCAGCGAGGATGACAAAGCCAAGTTCAAGAAAGAATTTAATCTGGATGTGAACAATCCGATTCGCGATGGTCGCGACATCGGCGTTCGTCTCGGCACCAGAATGGCGAGCGTCTGTCCGGATCAACTGATTCGTCTCAGCAAAGAAGCGCAAAAAGAAAATTCTGAAGCACGCGAATCGGCAGTCGTCGGCACGGTCACCAAAATCGAAAATTCACCGTTTGTGACCTTTGTTGTCAAAGACAGCAGCAATGTATTGCATCGTCTAGCATGGATTACCCGTGTCACTTCCAGTCTCGACATCTCCGCCACCTACCAATCCTACGTCGGTAAGTCGTTTGGCTTTAAGTTCGAAAACAAAGATATCTTTGATCCGCGTATCTCCGATTACCGCAGCATGAAAGTCATCACAGAGATCAAACAAGATGAGATGAAGTAAGACCCAACAGCTATCCAATAGTTATCGAGCACTTGGATCAAAACAGAAAAAGGGGAAATGGCTCAAATCCATTTCCACTTTTTGTTTCACACGCTTCATCTGCTCTTGGTTTACAAGCGCGCACAAGTTTGATTTCAGAAGCGTAAAATCCACGCTTGCCATGCCGTTTCAAGCTCGCCTTGATGATGACGATAAAACGCCTGCGCCGAACGGGTGTCTGGCAAAACATCCCACTTCAAACGTCCCACACCACTCGCCCGCGCCTGCGCTTTTAATGCTTCGAATAAGTGCGCACCAACACCCTGTCGACGCGCCTCTGGACGCACAAAGAATTCCTTCAAATACCAATTGGGCCGTAAGTCGAAGGTGAACTTGATCTCAACGATGACCGCATACGCCTCGATTTTTCCCTCCTCGGTGCAACACAGATAGGCGACAAAATCACTGGCGCCATCACCTAGCCCCATTCGCACTAAGTCCGTTTCGGTGACAAGAAAGTGCTCACGATATTTTTCGAAGTCGGCGAGCTCGTGCATTAAACCGAGTAATTCTGTCGCATCGCTGGTTTCCGCTCGTCTAACGATAAAGCGCTGATCATAGAAATTCACGACGCAAGGCTCGCCAGAGTTTGGGGCTCGGTACTCAAACTAAAACCTTCATCCAACCAGCCTGTGACGCCGCCAATCATGATTTTCACAGGACGCCCCAATTTCGCCAAGGCAATCGCAGCCTTGGTCGCGCCATTGCAATGCGGACCGGCGCAATACGTGACAAACAAAGTGTTAGCTGGATAGGCCGCTAATTTGGAGGCGATGATCTTGCCGCGCGGTAGATGAATCGCGCCAGGGACATGACCCTTGTCATAGGCTTCTGCACTACGCACATCAAGCAAGACAAAATCAGATTGCGGCAAGCCAAGAGCAAAATTCACATCCCAGCAATCAGTTTCGAATGCGAGACTTGCTTCAAAGTGTGCAATGGCTTGTTGACTGGACGCAGCAGGAAAAATCGTCACAGGGTTAATTTCAGCGTGCATGTTGAACTCCTCAGTTAGTAAAAACATGCACAGTATGAGTTTAATCGGCCAACACTAACAGCGGCAGAAATGACATTATCCGGTCAGTTTACGCCAAACTTCTCTTTATGTTGAAATTGCGATTAGAGAGGCGTCGGAATGAAAGCATGCTTTGCATCTCGCCCACCTTTGCTTCAATCTTGCTCGCGACGCGAGCGCCCAAAGTAGCAGGTTTGAGATCGAGCTTGCATGGCATTCATGGAAAGTGAGGTCGCCTGAGTGACCTGTTCAAACAAGACTAATTGATCCGTTTCACTATCGAAATAGCCATTGAGCACAATCAAACTCCCGTCATTGATGGATGCACAGACACTTAAGCCTTGCTTGAGCGGTCGCTCAATTTCATCGTCGGTTTGATTATCGGTAAAACCCTGCATGACATACTTGACGCCCTTATGAGACAGGTAGCCATCTAGCCAACCTGATATGCCGTCTTTTAATTGCAGTTCCAGTGTCAAATCATATTGTGGCATTTGGCAATACCACACGCCATTGATGGGGCTAGCATGATCTGAAACACGGAAGCTACCAATCGTGGCAAGCGTGGCACCGCCGATGTCGGATCGGATATAACAATCTTTATCGACATACGAACCAGTGCAAATCACCTCTGCACTCGCTTCGGTGACATACACGGCGTGATTCAAAACAAGCTGCGACAGCGTCTCCTCATCCAAGAATAGTTGTCCCGCAAAACCTGAGACCCAATGCGAGGACTCATCTTTTTTCTGACGTTCAATCGGACGCCATAACATACTGAGGACAATGCCCAAGCCGATGCCCTCTTCGCTCGCGGATGGCTCGCCATAACCGCATATGTGATATTTTTGGGGCTGATCGCCAGCGCTTTGATAACTACCAAAAATAAAGTTGCCGTGTGACTTCAACCGCAACACTGCACCAAATCGATTAGCCCAACTACCATCGAATATCCCCATTCGCTTATCCTCTTCACAACTTTGCGTCAATACTCATGTTATGAACTCATACTATGAACTCATACACCACCCATATATAGCGCATTCGCTTCTGTAATTTTTGTTTCGTCCTCAATTGCAGCGAGAGAAATGACATGTCAAGCTCGGGGCAGATACATGTCAAAAACATGTAAATTTTAAGCAAGTCAACGATTTTTACGCTCATACTCGCTGAGTCATTCTCTGTCGTGCAGCTGATCTCAAAAACGAGCAAAAGCTATGCCATGATGGGCTGTTCGACACTCATATCAAGGATCGCTACCGACTAAAATTTTCCGATCGATTGTTTCGTGACCTTACCTTATCTTTCTCAATCCTTTCTCAATCCTTTCTCAAAACTTTCTCAATCCTTTCTCAAAACTTTCTCAATCCTTTCTCAAAACTTTCTCAATCCTTTCTCAAAACTTTCTCAAAACTTTCTCAAAACTTTCTCAAACCTTCCTTTCGCATTGATTACACTGATTTCTGAGCAAAAAAAAACGCACCTCATTTGAGGTGCGTCGTCGATACCATCGCGCGGCGTGCGGACTACATCAATCTACCTCTTGTATTTCAGTTGAGAAGCCTAAGCTTCATAGCCTCAACTCAGAAACAAGTAGCAAATAGATCCATCCTTACTTCGTCTCCGTCTTTTGTGCTTTGTCAGATTTATCGGCCTTTTCAGCCGCTGAAGATTTATCTGTTTTTTCGTCTTTATCGTCTTTCTGAGACTTCGCCACCGGCGCCAACATCGCAGCACGTTCTTTCAGATGCTCATCCATCTTCAACCATGAAACGCCGTTACGCATCCATTCAGGCGCAACCGTATCCTTCAAATGGAAATCAAAAAACTCCTTCATCCTTTGCATGTAGTCCTTCTGATTTGGCTTCTTCGCCAGACCATGATTCTCACCAGGATACTCCAGCATGATGACGTCTTTACCAGCACGACGCAGCGTATTGAAGTACTCAACGCCTTGCGTATAGTCGACCGCCCCATCTGCATCGTTTTGCAGCATCAATAACGGTGTGCTGACGTTTTTAGCGAAGAACACTGGGCTATTTCTGACATAGGCTTCCCAGTTATCGTTATACGCACCGAGGAAACGACCTTGGCTGCTTTCAAAAATAGCTTGATTCGTTCCACCAGAGTTTTTGTAAACCAAGCTGTACATACTGATCATATTGGTCAAGGCTGCGCCGGCTGCCGCAGCTTTGAAAGCATTGGTTTGCGTAATCAAGAAAGAGGTTTGATAGCCACCCCAGCTATGCCCCTGCAGGCCCACTCGTTTTCCATCGACGATGCCGGTATTGATCGCGGCTTGTAGAGCGGGCAGTACACTCTCTTTGGCACTCATGCCAGGATCATTCAAACGGTATGTAATATCCGGCATCAAAACCGCATACCCATTGCTGGTGTACAGGCTGCGGTTGAAACCATTACCCGACAGACCAGGAGCCACATAAGAATGCAAGGTTTGGCTCAATTTCTCATAGATGTACACCACCGTTGGGTAGGCCTTACCAGCTTGATAGTTCGCCGGCAAGAACAAGGCTGCTTGCAACTTCTTACCATCGGTACCGACGTAATCAATCAAACGCGCACCAGAACCCAGCGTAAATTTTTTCTCTTGTTCTGTGAGGTCGGTTAACTTGCGCCCCGAGGCGATTTGATTGTCGCCGACATACACATCAGGTGCTATGGTCGCCGTTTCTTTTGACCATACAAAGACGTCCGCTTTTTCCGCTTTCAGCAAACGGCGATAGTTAACGTCCTCAAAGGCCAAGCGCTTCGCGTTACCGTTCGGATCCACGCGCAAGAAGCCAGCCTTCTTATTCCATTCTCCATACGCACTGAAATACTGAGGCTTACTCAAATCGATACCGCGCTCATTTGGGTCAAGCGTGTAGCGACGCTGATAACGTACTTGCTCGCGTTTTCCGTCCTGCGTTAGCATCACCGCTTTGCTACCGTCAGCCGGCACTTTCCAGATGTCCCATCCATCGCTCAACAAAACGGATTTGCTATCGCTGCTCCAGCCAAACGGTTGCACTGGTGGTTTGTCGACGTTGTGGTCATCTTCGGTGTCGATGAAACTGGTCGACAGAGCCGCCGTCAGATTATGTGTCTTACCGCTGCTCAATTCAGTGCTAAAGAAATGTCCATCGTTATAGTGCAGATAGTAACGACCATCTTGCGACATGCCAAAACTCCAACGCGCTTGCTTTTGCAACAGACGACGTTCGCCGGTCTTCAAATTCAAGGCATAAACATCGGCATAACGACGGCCATCCATGCTCGCCTGACGTTGGTATTGGCTATCGTCTTGTCCAAGCGCCCACTCGCCCGCCAAAGGCAGTGAAACTTGGGTAAGATTGTCGTCACCGAGACGAATGAATTTATTTTCAGTGACACGATAGATCGCTGCAGAAGAACGTTTTTTGTCGATCTCTTGCTGTACTTTTTGCTGGGTCGGCAAGCGTTTATCTTGATGATGCCACAGGACTAAATTCGCTTTGTCGTCTGCCTCAGGATCTTTCTTCTCGTCTTTTGGCTTCTTCTTGACGTCCTTGATGCCAAAAGAAATCCACGCGAAGTCACGACTCCAACGTGGCAGTGCGTCGCTTGAGATCGTCATATCGGTCGGGAAGTCTTTTAACTTGCTCGGTTCAATCACTGTTTTTTGGAATTCATTGGATTCCCAGCGGAAGCCCAGTGCACTCCACAATTTATCTTGGTAGGCTTTGTCTTCAACACCTTTGAGCACCGTGATGCCATCACCCTTGTCGGTCCACATCAATTTTTCGTAATTGGCTTCGCCGTCATCGAGTACTTTCGACACGCCGGTGCTGAGGGTCATCAACATCAGACCGTTACCGGACTTATCGTTGGCATCGATGGTGTAGGCAAGGAATCGGCCTTGTTTGTCGAAACCAAATTCCGCCACGTTACCGATATTTTGAGAGCTGCCAGAAGCTAAGTTCCGCAAAATCAAATCGCTGCCTTTCGGACGGCTTGGTGTAGCACTCGCCCCCGCCGCGCCTCCAGTTGGCGCCGGTGTTGCTGGCGCTGCAGATGCGGCACCTTCAGCAGCGTCCTTATGCATCGCGATCCATTGGCCGCCCTCTTTCGGGAAAGCGAATTTCTTCACTTTATCGAGTACGGTCGCCTTACCTGTTTTGAGATCCACCAAGCTCAGTTTGGTCGGCGTTGGTTTCTTGGCTTTCTTGGCTGCGTCTTGATCCTTTTTGGTCATGAAACTGGTGAAGGCCATCCATTGCCCATCGGCCGAGAATTCAATCGCGCCATTACCCTGCCCGTCCGCGAATTTGTATTCTTCTTTCCCTTCCACCGATTTGACCACCACGCTAGAGTCGCCATCGGCTGCCGCCAAACGCCAAGCGACCCACTTACCATTGGGAGATATCGCTACGGTGGTGACAGATTGCCACGCCGCCATATCGATAATGTCGACTGCCTTGGCCGGTGCGCTGTTATCCTTGCCCGCCTTAGGGTCTTTTAACGCAACCGCAGTGGTCTCAGTTTTTGCTTGCCCGATAAGATCATCGGTAGCGGCAGCAACATTCAAGGAACTCGATAACAGTCCAGCACTGGCTAAAAAGAAACTCAAGCCCGCTAAAGGAAACTTCTTTTGCATATAGATCTCCACGATCAATGTGAGTGAAATAGTGTGATGCAGGTGTTCATGCATGATTTGGTGAGACATCCCAAGAAAGTGGCTTCAGAGATTTAGGATGTCGTCGTGCAGCGATTGGAACAAGAGTAATGAAAGAAGTTCCATTGTCGTCGAATAAAGCTGCCTCGCGAACAAAAAAATTCAGGCAGCTGCATGCTTTTATGGTTGCGATGCAGCAAAAAAAGACAAACAAAAAGCGCAGCTCACAATATTCGTAAGCTGCGCTTTCTTGATTGAGATGAAGAGCGATTATTTTTTACTGATCTTCAATTGTTTCACCAACCAATCAGACATCGTATTCAGAGCCAAAGGTGACACGCTTTCTTCGATCTTATCGTATTCAGAAAACGCGCCTGTGGTACTGGTTTGGAATAAGTGATTCAGTTTCGGTAATTCGATCGCAGTGAGATTTTTATTCGCCTTCATTGCGTGACGAATCCCAACCAAATTGCTCTTCGCGTTAACTTGGAAATCGAGTTCACCGTTCAAAGCTAAAGTTGGTTGTGTCACTTTCGCCAAATTATCTTGCGGCTGCATACGAATGAAAGTCAAGAACCATGGCGAAGTCATCATTTTGATTTCCGCTTGAATTTCGTTCTCTTTCATGTTGCCACCACTGGTCAACAGGTCTCGCATTTTCGTGCGCAAGGCATCGACATCTTTTTCAGCCAACATGAGGTCATACAATTTTCTAGATTTTGCCGCTGCCTGTTCTGCTTGTGCGGCCTTGCCTTCTAACTTTTCGCCATCGCGCACCTGTTCCACCATCAACTGATCGATCGCAATACCTGGGCCGCCCAGCAGCACAATGAAAGCAGTTTGTTTGTCGCGGCTCGCAACGATAGGAGCGATCAAACCACCCTCTGAGTGTCCAATCAGGCCAACTCGTTTACCGTCAACCTGCGGCAATTTACTCATGTATTGCAGCGCTGCCTGTGCATCATCGGCGAAGTCATAAGTCGTCGCCGTTTTGTAAGCACCTTTCGAAGCACCCACACCGCGTTTGTCATAACGTAAGACTGCCACACCTTTTTTGCACAGATGATCGGCGATCACCGTAAAAATTTCGTGACCAAACAATTCTTCCTTGCGGTTATTCGGTCCAGAACCATGCACTAAAACCGCACCTGGAAATGGGCCTTTGCCAGTCGGAACGCACATGGTGCCAGCGAAGCTGGTACTGTTATCCAACCCCAAGAATTGAATCTCCGTTTCACTATAGGTCGGCTTCGCATTTTTGATGGCTTCGACTTGTGGACGATTCTTTTTCATAGGCACGGGTGCTTCGCCTTTTTGTGCTGCCAAGTCAAGCTTCATCGTTTGCCCTGCTTGAGACCATTCTCCACGCCATTGCTGCGCTGCTTGATCCCAGCTCGCCTTGTAACTCGCACCAAGACCACTGATCGCAAACTCCATCTTGTTATCTTCCAGCGTCATGCTGTCCGCCATCAAGACTGCATTACCTTGATCGATACTGATCAATTTCACTTGTGACTTACCATCGTCCGCTTTATTGATTTGCACACGAATGCGCAGAGACCCCATCAAGGTCCCCAACCAGTCACCATAAGGCTGTTCGGCCAAGGCCGAGCCACTCAACAAGACCAAGCTCGATGCCAGTAATACTTTTGTCAATTTCATTTTTCACTCCACCATTCGGGTTCATTTGATTCGAAAAACCGCTTTGTTGGCATCCCGTTCGGCCCCCTGTGCAAAGCTCTAACATGGCAACAGTCTACGTCTTTCAGTGTTCGAAGAAAGCGCTAAACGTACGAAACGGGAAAAACTCGTCACGAAATTCAGAAACTGTGTATTGAGCAATTCACGCAATTGGTGCGGCAACAGCCATTTTAGATTTATAACTAAGCTTTTTGCCAGAGTCGCCTAGACATAAATCGAATCAAAATATAAAAGCGGCCACCGATGGAAATCGCTGACCGCTTATGTTGCTTATAAATTAATCAGCCCCTCTGTAGAGCGCCGCTATCTATTTCAACAAAGTATCACCCACATGGACTTTGACGTCGTGCATCATATCCAAATAAGCTTCATAGTAAGGCTTATGCGAAACACCGACGATCGCTAGAGTACGTTTGCCTGGGGCCATCCCCATCACATCGCGAATATTCGACACCATACGCAAATTACGTGTTTCCCAATAACCGAGATATTGGCGACCATAGTGTTTGGATGAGCCTTCATTCATCGCTGCACCAAAATCAGAACCAAAAATCAAAGGATACAAAGACGTGCTGTTATAACCTCTGTACATCTGCAGCACTTCCTCAGGGCTATGCGTGAGTTTCTCTAGCTTGTCCTGCACGATGCGACGCTTGGCGCCCACAGTATTATTCCAGGCCTTGGAAATCGCTTCGTTTGCACCCTTCTCGTCTTCGGCGCTACTGGGTCCTGAATCAGCGGTATGATCATCGACCGAATAGATTCTTTCGAGGCCAAGACGTACTGCAAGTGGAACGGCGATTTGAATATTCTCGTTCATGGAGGTCTTCATTTTTTCCAATCGCTGCATCAGTGCGTCATCGATGCCATCGCCGACGCGTCGCTCACTCTCAGCTAACTTCAGCCATTGCACCAGTGCGGAAGGTCCTTCGCCTGCCGCTAAGAACAAGGCAGCGAGATGACGTCGTTGTGCTGCGCTAGCCTCCTTGGATAAATTGGGTAATTGTTTCTCGATTTCAGCGGTCGCAGCGGGCACATCCAAGCCTGTTGCACGCTGCGCATCGCTGGTATCTGGGCAATATGATTTAACGGTATCGGCATAACGGAACTGATAGCGTTTCATATGGTCACACTGCACACCAGAGATTTTTTCGATGGCGATGATTTCAGGTTTCCACGCCTCCATTTTCTCCACGACTAAGCGCAAATGACTGGCGGAGAAATCTTTCGAAAATTCTGAGAGATGCGGTGTTCCCAGCACAAAAACTTGATTCATTGGTCCCTGCTTCGGACCTTTTAATTTGTTAGGCTCAAACTTCGTCTGCGCCACTGCACTACAAGCGATGCTCAAAGCTACAGGAACCATCAAGGCGACAAGTGCTGTGCGTATCAATGTGTGTTTCATGATCTCTCCTCCTTTTATTGAATGACGGGTTCAGTTCTGTATCGAACATGGCGCAAGAATAAAACAAGCATAAGATGGGCGGATTGAAATTGAGACAAACTGCGCAATTTGCACCGTAGAATGAAAAAAAACGCCTGTGTTTGAATCACAGGCGTTTCTGCTTTCAGTTCAAAATAAAACTAGTGTTCGATTTT encodes the following:
- a CDS encoding rhodanese-like domain-containing protein — protein: MHAEINPVTIFPAASSQQAIAHFEASLAFETDCWDVNFALGLPQSDFVLLDVRSAEAYDKGHVPGAIHLPRGKIIASKLAAYPANTLFVTYCAGPHCNGATKAAIALAKLGRPVKIMIGGVTGWLDEGFSLSTEPQTLASLAS
- a CDS encoding GNAT family N-acetyltransferase, producing the protein MNFYDQRFIVRRAETSDATELLGLMHELADFEKYREHFLVTETDLVRMGLGDGASDFVAYLCCTEEGKIEAYAVIVEIKFTFDLRPNWYLKEFFVRPEARRQGVGAHLFEALKAQARASGVGRLKWDVLPDTRSAQAFYRHHQGELETAWQAWILRF
- a CDS encoding S9 family peptidase, translating into MQKKFPLAGLSFFLASAGLLSSSLNVAAATDDLIGQAKTETTAVALKDPKAGKDNSAPAKAVDIIDMAAWQSVTTVAISPNGKWVAWRLAAADGDSSVVVKSVEGKEEYKFADGQGNGAIEFSADGQWMAFTSFMTKKDQDAAKKAKKPTPTKLSLVDLKTGKATVLDKVKKFAFPKEGGQWIAMHKDAAEGAASAAPATPAPTGGAAGASATPSRPKGSDLILRNLASGSSQNIGNVAEFGFDKQGRFLAYTIDANDKSGNGLMLMTLSTGVSKVLDDGEANYEKLMWTDKGDGITVLKGVEDKAYQDKLWSALGFRWESNEFQKTVIEPSKLKDFPTDMTISSDALPRWSRDFAWISFGIKDVKKKPKDEKKDPEADDKANLVLWHHQDKRLPTQQKVQQEIDKKRSSAAIYRVTENKFIRLGDDNLTQVSLPLAGEWALGQDDSQYQRQASMDGRRYADVYALNLKTGERRLLQKQARWSFGMSQDGRYYLHYNDGHFFSTELSSGKTHNLTAALSTSFIDTEDDHNVDKPPVQPFGWSSDSKSVLLSDGWDIWKVPADGSKAVMLTQDGKREQVRYQRRYTLDPNERGIDLSKPQYFSAYGEWNKKAGFLRVDPNGNAKRLAFEDVNYRRLLKAEKADVFVWSKETATIAPDVYVGDNQIASGRKLTDLTEQEKKFTLGSGARLIDYVGTDGKKLQAALFLPANYQAGKAYPTVVYIYEKLSQTLHSYVAPGLSGNGFNRSLYTSNGYAVLMPDITYRLNDPGMSAKESVLPALQAAINTGIVDGKRVGLQGHSWGGYQTSFLITQTNAFKAAAAGAALTNMISMYSLVYKNSGGTNQAIFESSQGRFLGAYNDNWEAYVRNSPVFFAKNVSTPLLMLQNDADGAVDYTQGVEYFNTLRRAGKDVIMLEYPGENHGLAKKPNQKDYMQRMKEFFDFHLKDTVAPEWMRNGVSWLKMDEHLKERAAMLAPVAKSQKDDKDEKTDKSSAAEKADKSDKAQKTETK
- a CDS encoding DUF5694 domain-containing protein, giving the protein MKHTLIRTALVALMVPVALSIACSAVAQTKFEPNKLKGPKQGPMNQVFVLGTPHLSEFSKDFSASHLRLVVEKMEAWKPEIIAIEKISGVQCDHMKRYQFRYADTVKSYCPDTSDAQRATGLDVPAATAEIEKQLPNLSKEASAAQRRHLAALFLAAGEGPSALVQWLKLAESERRVGDGIDDALMQRLEKMKTSMNENIQIAVPLAVRLGLERIYSVDDHTADSGPSSAEDEKGANEAISKAWNNTVGAKRRIVQDKLEKLTHSPEEVLQMYRGYNSTSLYPLIFGSDFGAAMNEGSSKHYGRQYLGYWETRNLRMVSNIRDVMGMAPGKRTLAIVGVSHKPYYEAYLDMMHDVKVHVGDTLLK
- a CDS encoding alpha/beta hydrolase family protein: MKLTKVLLASSLVLLSGSALAEQPYGDWLGTLMGSLRIRVQINKADDGKSQVKLISIDQGNAVLMADSMTLEDNKMEFAISGLGASYKASWDQAAQQWRGEWSQAGQTMKLDLAAQKGEAPVPMKKNRPQVEAIKNAKPTYSETEIQFLGLDNSTSFAGTMCVPTGKGPFPGAVLVHGSGPNNRKEELFGHEIFTVIADHLCKKGVAVLRYDKRGVGASKGAYKTATTYDFADDAQAALQYMSKLPQVDGKRVGLIGHSEGGLIAPIVASRDKQTAFIVLLGGPGIAIDQLMVEQVRDGEKLEGKAAQAEQAAAKSRKLYDLMLAEKDVDALRTKMRDLLTSGGNMKENEIQAEIKMMTSPWFLTFIRMQPQDNLAKVTQPTLALNGELDFQVNAKSNLVGIRHAMKANKNLTAIELPKLNHLFQTSTTGAFSEYDKIEESVSPLALNTMSDWLVKQLKISKK